The Procambarus clarkii isolate CNS0578487 chromosome 39, FALCON_Pclarkii_2.0, whole genome shotgun sequence region TCATGTACATGAAACCATAAGTGaaagtaaaataaaaatgaatCATTGGTAGAATTATTTCTTGTGTACTCAATAAGGAAGAACATTTAAATTTATTAAAATTTTAGCAATGTGCAGGAAAGCCAGTAGAGATAACTCTCTTTAGTGATGCATAACAGTCAGGATGGCTTCTATCATTGGGATGATATCCTAAGGTTTGCATGCTAAAAAAACAGACTAATAAAGGATTCACAACATGGTAAAACTGAGTGCCACTCATGTTTATCAAATGTACTTTGATTATTTCATCATTTCTTCTGTTGCCTAAATAATGACCAGGTGATAGAGATCCTTCCTCACTATCTTCAGGATTAATCCTGTCATAAGCATGGAAAAGCTTGGCATTTAATCCAGCCATTCTAGCACTCCTTTTCAGTTCAGTGTCTCTGCCTATGTCCTTCTGGACCTGGCTGTTAATTGTCATCTAATTTCTGTCCCCCATTCTTTCGTGCCTGCCGGTTTCAGCAGAGCCCTATCCTTCTGGGGTTTGGATATTGATATTTTGTCTCCTTTGTTTTTTAAGCTGGGATATTGGGATATTGCCTAAGGAAGTGAATTACTTAACAGTGCACAAAGAAATGTTTTGTTTATGCAATACTCATTACCTTAATTTCCCATGATGCATATAATAATAGTTTGCAGAATGTGTTGTGATTGGAAATCTGTAGAAACTTTTATACAAACAAACATCTTCAGGGTGAGTTGATTGCCGTATGTGGAGGTGTAGGAGCTGGCAAGTCATCATTGATAAGTGCTTTGCTTGGCCATATGCAGCTAAATTCTGGGAAAGTTTATCTCCATGGAGCCTGTGCCTATGTTGGACAACAAGCATGGATACTCAATGCCTCATTTAGAGATAATATTCTTCTTGATGAAACTTTTGATGCAAAGAAGTAAGTGTATTTCAGGTACTCTAGCGCTAAGGAAAaatatgctctccattgatgattAGGAATGACATGATGTTAGTGACAACAGTtgattatttattcattaaattaaTCACAGATATACTGTACACATTTTTTGGATGTTAATTGACTGATAAAGGAAAAATTTCAAATATTGTGCCAATCTAtaaaaaaaaggtgatagggaagaCCCTTTAAACTGTTGGTCACTGACAATGTAACTGTCAGTACATTTAACCAAATATTGCTTTTtaacaaatattaaaaaaaaatgataatttgTTGTTACTTTTGGCATTCTTTGTAAAGTAAGACAAATATAAAAGATAAATAATGTACCATGACAAATTTCAACCTTTATACCCTGGACAGACAAGCCCTCAGTCACCATTGTTTAACATTTATCTGTTTATTGTGGTACagcaaaataacaaaattaatgaAAATGCAAATTAAAATTCAGTATGATACATTGGGTGATTATCATGATTAAAGATAATATTTTCATGGACTAGTGAGCTATAATTATTGAGTACTACAGTGACTATAAATCCAGCTAGAACTGTGTTGTCTTCTAAAAAAAGATTTTGTATTTGTTTACAGGTACTATAGAGTAATTCATGCTTGTAATCTTAATCAAGATATTGCAGCGATGCCTGCTGGAGACTTTACCGAAATTGGAGAGCGTGGCATCAACCTGTCTGGTGGGCAGAAGCAACGCTTGTCTCTTGCTAGAGCCATTTATGCAAATAAGTATGTTTCATTTTTCTGGGAGGATCCCATCAAGAAttttctgtttcaattcttccttcatggtctgacactcatatttttcatcacgtgttaatttttgtgatttacacacacacacacacacacatgtagttttaacaataaataataatatttaataaaattaaatattatttttcTTTGTTATTAATGCATTGTTTTagcataatttgtgttatgagtaTTATGAGCAGAGGCTACCATGTGCTGTTCAGTGACTCGATAGCAAAACCCAACACTGTATGGTAATTCAGATGTTTGTTCTAATTAATTGAACAAGAGCTCAGACTCTTACTGTATTTACAGCCACAGTATTCTCTCTTTGTTCTATTTTTTAATTATTACAACTGttttacaatactgtactgtagttaCAAACTTTGTATTTGTAAGAAATGTAAGAGTAATATCTGTTATTGTTTGAATTTCTAGGCAAGTGTATTTGCTAGACGATCCTCTTAGTGCTGTTGATGCACATGTTGGTAACCACATCTTCCAGTGGGTCATTAAGGGAGCACTTCGAGAAAAGACAacaatttttgttacacaccaACTTCAGGTATGTATTTCCATTTTTATCTGTAATTATTTATtgatgatcttgaggttatcttgagatgatttcggggcttttagtgtccccgctgcccggtcctcgaccaggcctccatccccaggaagcagcccgtgacagctgactaactcccaggtacctatttactgctaggtaacaggggcattcagggtgaaagaaactttgcccatttgcttctgcctcgtgcaggaatcgaacccgcgccacagaattatgaatcctgcgcgctatccaccaggctacgaggccccttcacCACTGATAGATAGTGGTATAGAAGACCCTGACAGTGATAAAGACGATGTACaaagttcagatatcagtgaacccaATGCTGGTGATAATTTTCGCAGTGCAAAATTGACAGCCACAGCATATGGCTGCACTTTAGTACATCTACACATCATGCAACGGGACCTCATGTTTCTTTACAAAATGAAATGTGAAAAATTATTCATATTCAGGATTTagtaaccaggggccagattcatcaaGCAGTTATGCAACTACagtacttacaaacctgtacatgcagacgaggagtcacaataacgtggctgaaatatgttgaccaaaccacacactagaaagtgaagggacgacaacgtttcagcctgccctggaccattctcaagtcgattgtgaactaTAAGGTAATACAGTTCACAGCGacaaaacgtcgtcgttccttcactttctagtgtgtggtttggtcaacatattcaaacctgtacatctttcctcaatctttggtggctttgtttacatatactgtattagacagtttatgagctccgaagcaccaggttcTGATTATAAGAAAGATAACACTTGATTGGGAAGTTacgatgcttgtaaactgtttaataaatgtaaacaaagtcaccaaagattgaggaaagatgtacaggttcataagtacttgcgtaactgcttgctgCATCccggaccaggattctgataataataGGAGTGTTTTGGCTATACTTAGCACAATATACTATGTGCTTAGTATATTAGGCTTTGCTTTGTCAGGTGCCATCGTCAACTGACGTATGCATGTTGCTATGCCATTTATCGATCAGTGGATCAATGGTTATGAAATTATCACACTTGCCAAGACTGCTTAGTGCTTCgcaacagtacataaacatgcagaaAGTTATATAAAACATATGAATATAGTATAATATAGCAAAAGCAGTATGTTTTATTGTTCTAATATTATATTATGGTGCGCATATTAATTACATAAATATATCTGTGCATACCAATGTTCTACATATTctgtgataaaaataaatgtctgATATAAATGGATGTCTTATCCATCAACGCTTGTGAATTGTGATGTCGTCACAAGCTTTCTTCTCTccaccacagccaaagtaagctacataaatatattttaacattttCTAGTGATCAGAAAACACATTTTAACAATATTAAAAGAAAATATTTATTTCTGATTTGATTTTTTCATGCATAGGTGTTAATTTGTACAATAAGTATCTCAATGTGTAGCCAGTACCATTTCCAGTACTTTTTATTTTTGTCTTGGTCCTATAGTTTTAGATAGAACTTTGTGGATATATTAACATTAAAAAGTTTTAAGGAAATTGAATTAGGCTCACTATTGAACATGTTTTTAGATTTCTGTTCCAAATAACAGAGGGATTTTGTTAACATAACAATTTACAATAATCAACAAGAGGGTCTTAATTCAATAATCAACAGGGTCTTAATTCACAAAAGCATTCACTACCAATCCAGACTAACTTGGTTTAGTAATTTCTTGCCAATCTTatttttacagtacagtactgtattatactTTAACCCATAAACTACTCTGGTTTTCCAGACAATTGAAGTGTGCAATTGCTTCTGTTGTCAATAGACAATATCAGCAGATAATTATCCCAGTTTCTTTAATGGGCATCACTGTTGTAGCAGCCACCATGTCCGATGCATGCCCTTCCAGCTCTGCTTTTCAATGCTTATATCTGTACAAGCTTTTCATGAAGCTGTGAATTTTCTGACTAGTAAAAAATATGATATGATGGATTTTTAAGATTCAATCTTTGAAGAGGAAATATGTTTGGCTGATTTGGTCCGTTATTTAGAAGAATCTATGATTTGGAGGTCCAGATTTTGGATTGTGTACTGTACAGACCTGTCCAGGGGCTAGAAGGTTCTTTGCTATAAGAGCAATGAAGTGACTTTCTTAGAAAAGAACTTTATATTTTACTCAAATCCTGATCTCTGAAACAgccctcccccaccctctgtaTCTTCCTGAGCTACTCACCCGGAATCTTCTGAACCTAGATACCTTGCTAGACTAGTAATTAAGTTTGGAGGATTCCAGGTAAGTAGCTCGGAAAAATACAGAAGGGGGTACCCACCAGACAGAGCCATTTCGTTACCTTCAACGCTGGATCTTGTGTCACTTTCATATGGACTCGTTTTTATTGGAATTCATAACCATATTAAAGAGTGTTGACAATGATATAAAGAAACACCACATTGAGAATACAGTAGATTGCTTAAACTTGGTTATTCCCTATATAAATGATGTTTAGTAATATATTATTCAGATACTGCTATGCAATATGGGGAATAAtcaggggggacctttgacaagttaTTGACTTCCTGTTCCTATTGAGGCTATTATAGGTAAATgtggataaatatatatatgcttgaATGTTCATGAATTTTAGGAGATTAATCTGTGTAATTCATTCTTGTGAATTATTATCCTTATTGTAAATGTACTACTTTTTGTCTGTTGTCAGTTTATTTGCACTATTAATAAAGATGCATATTTTCTCAGTATTTACCTCAGTGTGACCGTATAGTGTATCTGCGGGACGGGTGTGTTTTTGAATTGGGCACACACAACGATCTTATGAAGGCCAATAATGAATATGCTGCCTTATATACAACTCATATGCAAACAGTAAAGGATATAAATGAAAGGTTAGTAATTTCCCTTTCTAAAGTTGAGATGTTACACATCATAATATAAGTTGCTCTATGATCTGTATGTTTTTGTCaacgatacaggtctataatttatAAGGTCTCCTCTtctaccatttttgtagattaaaaCCATGTTTACTGTTTTTGTTTGTGTTCCTGTACATaaagatgcctgaaaaatcaacaGAAGTGGAATGATCAGCTTGAGTGTACATTCCTTCAGAACCCCTTAGTGAAACTACATTTGGAGCCAACTGCTTTGTATCTACCTAACTTCCTGAGCAGTTTTTCTCCTTCATCTCTAAGACACTTCTATgtactctatgttgttctctgaaaTCCATAttatgtctggttctctgaaggctTCATTTTTGCACAAGTGCACTTTGGAAttgttcatttagtgtttcacacatttccttttcattctctGTATATCTATTCCCCATTTTTCAGCTAAAGCATTTTATCCATTATATGCAacatgcttttaatgaatttataaaaCTGGCATGGCTCTATTTCACATGTGTCTGCTATTCCTTTCTCAAAGTttctttctgcttctcttctcactgccATATAGTTATTTTATGCTAGTTTGTTTTGTTATATTTGAGGATTAGTCCTCTtcttatattgattccattttttgtCTTTtgttctctggccctctcacaatttctgttgaaccacttcCTTTTCCTAGGCCTGCATCTGTTTTGGTGTAAATATTGTTGTGCCTTCATTATATATCTCATAAAATTTGGCATACCTCCCATTTTACTTCCTTGACTAACAATATAACTTTCCAATCACTTGCATTATAGAACTTGTTAAGCTCCCTCATAGTATTTTCTCTTGAAATAGTTTGTTTTTTCACTGTTTCATTCTCCCCATCTTTGGTCCCCTATTGCAAGGCTTGCATTTCCTAGGATGTCCACAGTGTCATCAAGTTTAGCCAGCCTCAAGTCCATGATGCTCATAAATATGCAACTTTagcctcttttttttctctctctctcacatatcaTGGCCTGATATATGGGGCAAAGGGTTTTGGCATTCTATTGTGGGTGTAGGTGACAAAAGTATTTGGTTAGTGTTCCTGGGTCCAATTAGTCATGTGTGGCTTTGAGCCATGTCACCTGGCCTGGTTTCTCCTCTTTGGTCCTAAGTGCCTACTGCCTCTCTCCTTCCTGGTACTTCAAGTCCATTTCTTGTTCTCTGTAGTTTGtgcagcttcagggagccacaaggggctccctccagaaaccCTGCATTGATGGTAATGAAATGTTAATTTCTGAAAGAGCTCCAGTGGCTccctgcctccccctccctcacactccaggTTCATCAGTTCATCATGGGTTTGTTCATTGGACCCAGAACTGACATTGGGAGCTAGCTGGGAGCCGGGGTCAGGGTCTCCTGGTGGTGGTAATTGGTACTACAAGTTTCGAGCTCGTTTCAGTGAATTCCTTCCATGTGACTCTTTTACTGTAGTTCTTTGGTGGTTTATCAAGGCTTTGTTTTCTGTGCATCCTCCAATTGTCTGTAAAACTACACTGACTTTCTTTTGGTGAGGTGGCAGATTGTCACCTGCTCTCTGCACTTCTGTGaggagggggtcaggttctggctttgGTTCCCAATAGCCAACAGAACTAGCCACAGCTTATGTGACCTTTGAGTGTAAAGCAATTTCAGGATGATAGTTTGATGTAGGAACCTGGGTTCCTCCAGAAATTggtttttcattacattcaatgcaggGCTTGTTTTATTTAGAGATATTTAGAAAATAGCAAGTTTCTTAATAAATTTTGCCTTTTATTGTTACAGAGATATAGAACCATCAAGAAGCTTTCGAATACGACAAGACTCGGTTATGTCATCAGACAGTGGAAAGAGTGGCTCAAATGGCTTCATTCCAGAGAGAGGCCTTGTGGTTGATGCACTTCAGAATGCTGCTGCAGGTAATGTGTACTGTAACAGCATATGGGAAATAGCTGTTAGAATTTTTGAGAAACTTATGCTTTGCCAGAAATACATAATACAGAAATATTAATACATTTCCTGTATTCTCAATGGAATATCAAGGAAGTAAGTGATTGGAACAAATTTAGATAGCTGCAACTACAATTAATGCAAATGCTCAGTTGGCAATGCCTAGAGTGGTAAGCTATAAAAGCGTGGCCTCTCACCGTCCAGAGGTAATGGGAGGTGCGTCAAATCAAAAATTAATACAGTACCTGTATTAGGGCAGCTAGACCACAACGAGGTTGAACAGTAGGCCAATTTCTGCTATTGTCAGCTAATTGGAAGTGTTATGTGGAAGTAACATGCAATTTCCTAACCAGGGTTTACTCACCTCTTCACTAGTCAATTCACAATTTTGTATCAGAAATGAGAGATAGAGAGTGAAAACATAGCACAGATAAAGAGGTAGTTAGTATCTTATTTTatatgttgaccaaatcacacactagaaagtgaagggacggcgacgtttcggtctgtcctggatcattctcaagtcaattgtgatgaagGAAGGAGttaaaggcaataaataggcaagagagaggtgaggagaagaaaatcttagaggaagaagaGCAAGGCAAAAAGTACGAAAGGTAAGGTGAAATAAAGAGTATATAGgaataagaacacaagaacaaaggtaactgcagaaggcctattggcccatatgaggcagctcctctttataaccacccaatacgAAGGGaaaagtaataggaataagaaccgaatagtaataggaataaataagggatcgtaagagaaaacaagggaGAGAAAAGGAAAAAGGAAAGAAAaacaaagataaatggaagggtaaacttatgttaggtcacgtttgttagaaagtttggagcatttgagtatatactgtgaaagggaagcgtctaacagcaacaaagccaggactcaagttcatgttgggtacgttgtgtattagagccgattttgGGTACGATTTGTGTATTAGAGCTACACAGACGCCATCAACAAGACGCCGTCTGTATAGAGTATTCTTATTTTATACTCCGTAATCCTTAAGAGATTGCTCTGAAGACATTGTAAAAAAAATTACTGTTTGCTTTAGTTTTGCAAGCCCCAATTTTAATGGCTGCAAACAGGTACTGTGCTGTATTTTGAAAATTATCCATTCTTATAAATTTTGActtaattttttaaatattttcttACAGGTACAGGTCAACTTATAACTGAAGAACAGATTGAGAAAGGTGACATACCTAAGTCTACGTACCATTCATACATAATGGCAGCGGGTGGATACATCATAGCAACACTTGTTATATTGACTTTCATTCTCAATGTTGGGTCTACAGCCTTCAGTTCCTGGTGGCTCTCTCTATGGCTATCAGCAGGAAGTGGAGTGAGTATCATATAGCATTAGAAAATGTTGTTAAAAGTAATTATTTGTTATTGAATTGTCTAAACTCATTAATTCAGATCATACAGTATTGGAATGACCCTGATCTTAATCACAATCAGGATCAATTGAACAGGatcattaaaactaaatgggtagagtaCCTGcagaaaaattatataataacagATAGACAGTAGGGTTTTCGATCTGAGAGATCTTGTGTAATGAATTTACTTAGTTTctttgatagagccacagagattttacaggaaagggaTGGTTGGGTTGATTCCATTTATTTGAAcctaaaaaggcttttgacagagttccacataagaggttgttctggaaactggaacatattggaggagtgacagggaggctTCTAACATGAATATAAAATTTTCTGACCAAAAAATGAgaacagtaatcagaggcaatgtactgaactggagaaatgtcatgagtggagtcccacagggttcagttcttgcatcggtaatgttcattgtctacataaacgatctcccagaaggaatacagaattatataaacatgtttgctgatgatgctaagatactagggAAGGTAAGAAACTTTGAGGATTGTCATGCCCttgaagaagaccttgacaaaaaGTGTATGGTGCACcatttggcaaatgaaatttaatattaataaatgccatgttatggaatgtggaatatgagaaaatagaccacacaccctacaaattatgtggaaaagctttaaaaaattctgataaagaaagaggtctgggggtggttctagatagaaaactatcacctgcgaaccacataaagaacattgtgcgaggagcttatgctatgctttccaatttcagaattgctttcaaatacatggatggtgaaatactaaagaaattgttcacaacttttgtgagaccaaacctCATAATTGAAAGCTAGGCTGGGTGACCAATCACATCCCAGATTTTCCTCTGTTGCTGTCAACAGCCAATCAGAACTTGTGATAAACATGAAATTTTAAAGTTTATCTTAAGTTGCATTTTTGTGAATAATTATACATTTTATGTTGGAGCCTCTTGAAAATTTACTTAGGGTACAGTTGCATACATCATGCGATTTTATATGCAAGATAAAATGCTGAAGAAATTGTGTTTATACTAAAATGTGTCCATCTACATCTTATATTATAATTTATTCCATGTGCATTATCATCAGCATCTTTTACCCAAAGAGCAAATAATTCTGAATCAGAACCAGATTGAAATATTGTACAGTATTAGATTAAAATACCTGTGGTAGTATAGCTTTAATTAGTTCcatcatataaataataataataataatacagtaatacaataataataataatacattaataataatacaataataaaaatactaatactaataataataatctggATGTTTCAAGAGATTTTCCCCATTTTTAGGTGAGGCAGATGTagcctatacagtactgtatatttgtTACATAATGCAGTGACTTCCGTGGAAATAATATGCGATGACCATGTAGTAACATACCCAAAATTGGCCACAAATCTGGTGCATTTATATTGAAGCCTGTTAATGGGGTTTAACAGAGCATAACCATCAACATCTAGCCTTCACACATGCATATATCTGTAATATTAGGTATAGATTACATTTTGTGGTTATTGAGTAGTTTTAATGAAGAATAGTCTACAAACATGTAATtactaattacctaagtgtgtaattacctaagtgtagttccaggatgagagctacgcgcgTCATGTCCCGTCTTCCCATTACTCTTAGTCGTATTACCGCTTTAAACTACTTACTGAcgtttttggcctccaccaccttctgacTTAGTTTGTTCCAACTatttaccactctgtttgcaagagaaaattttctaatatttttctgGCACTTCTGTTTTCCtaacttgaatctgtgtccttttTGTTCATAAAGTTGCTGGTtttaggaattcctctttgtcagtttgatctattcctgttagtattttgtaagtggtgatcatatcacctctctttcttctatcttttaGTTTCGGCATTTTAACTcctctagtctctccttgtaactcttgtttttcagttccggaagctctTTTGTAGAatgccgttgcaccttttccagtttatttaggTGCTTTTTGAGATTTGGGCATCATACAACTGTTGCATACAGTATTCCAATTTTGTTACAGTgtatcacaaaagtcatgaacagtttctttagtatttcaccatacaTATAATTAAAAGTAAGTCTGACGTTGAAAGCGACGCATACgcacctctcacaatgttctttgtgttcctCTGACGACaacttactatccaaaaccacccctaggtctCCTTCATTAtgagagttctgtaattcctttccacataatttataagttgtgtgtggtgtatTTTCTcttgattccacattccataatatggcatttattcacattgatttCCATTTACCACTtgacgctccaagcacttattttatctagatcaatttgaagggcattacaatcgtctgcgtctcctatctttctcagtatcttagcatcatctgcaaacatgtttatataattctgtatttctaCTGGtatatcatttatgtagacaatgaacattactggtgcaagaactgaacccctgtGGTGACTCCTGAAGATTCAAAGAAGTTTTACATATGGATTTTActcctttatatatattattttctcaaTTGCAGAAACAGAATGTGTTTTGTGTTGATCCATTTCTTCTGACTCCATAAAGAGTCTTGTGTACTTTGCACTGCACATATGCCTATTGATCACCACTGTTATCAGTAGCCCTGTGAACATTATAGTAACAAGAGCTATTGCTGGGAACACCCAATAGTGATTTAATTCACTCTCCTTACAAAGATATGATAGTttatattttctttctttatcaaaACACAAAGATGAATCTATAAACAATTCATAAGCCTTCTCTCTTTCTCCAGTGAAACTGTGTGTAACACTGTCATTAATTTCTGTCATCTTTCTTATGTAACTCAGAAAGCTGCAGTTGCAATTTGTAGATTTAAATACATTATTTTGAATTATCAACTTTTTGTTGAATACTGTGGAATAGAATATGAGACTGCCTGGCTCATGTTTGTGGAATATATTATCAGAAAAAACCATTGAACCTTCTTGAGATGTAGAATGTAATGAAGTTAATCCAAAGCTTTCTATATGGAAGAATTCATTGTTTATAAtctgtataaaagttgcattgcTTACTACAAGACTCTCAAGTGCTACATTCTTTATAGTATTTGCTTGGAGTGTAAAGTTGTGTGTGTCAGTATCTAGCGAGAGGAAGCTAAGGTAGCCAACATAATTATGATGGATGATGGTCTTCTCTGATTCCtggataattgcaccagtggagaCGGTGCCAATATAATTATTTTCAAGAGCAAAGGTATGAACCTGGAATAGAAAAAGTAAATAAGCATTGTTTAAATGAAACTTGAATTCCCAACAATCTAAAAAAAATCATGTTGACAAGTTTTACACCCAATATCGTTAATCAGAATTGCATAGTGTAGAGGGTGTGAGACTTACATATCTTGGTGATAAGTTGATTTCTCCAAGCACTTCAATTTTACAATTCTTTATGGAAACAAGATCTAAAACATGGCCTTCTTGTATTTGGATGAGTATATTTAACTGACCCTTCCAGATGATGTCTTCTAGAGTAATGATCTTCAGGTTGTGGGCATGAATGTTGAGTGATCCTTCCGTGCCCTCAAAGGTGGAATGTGATAGTTGCAAGGTCCTGTAAAATAATTGATTTATCACTATGCCAAAGCTTCTTTGAATGCATTGCAATTCAcctagattatttttttttcaacagaGTACAGTTATTTATTGCAATTGTCATAGTTTATTATGCATATTATTCTCTACATATTTTCTTAGCAAACACTGTTTTTGAGGATTATCAGAATTCAATTTATATGCCATAACTGTCCTTGATCATATATTAGGGGTTTATATTTTTTTAGCTGCCCATTCAGATGACATATTTTAATCTGTTTATGAATTGTCATAGTCTCGATAGCTGTTTGGTGGGTGCTTGTTGGCCTAGGTTATGTCCTAATAGtttttaaaataaaatattattattatgtactaTCATCTTCAGATTTGGAAAAGTCAAAGtttcctaggaagataatattcaGTACTGTACAGAGTTTTCTAGATTTACTAGGCAGTTCTCAATTTTTTAGCTCCTTGTGATTTTTTTTCCTGTTACACCAAgtgtattaacactttcgcccgggcatgacgcagcattacatcatccgtttac contains the following coding sequences:
- the LOC123760338 gene encoding uncharacterized protein → MWPSVGMWTSTYFLIILCVALRTVFSDDEKAVQFCTEDANANDLKFNCLCPSVNDTLIIQDKKISYGKSHINIPDNVTCWRIVGCSAVHLSGTTLTSLKHIHTLQLHKIDHIHLAYDFFLQYNTPLETLQLSHSTFEGTEGSLNIHAHNLKIITLEDIIWKGQLNILIQIQEGHVLDLVSIKNCKIEVLGEINLSPRYVHTFALENNYIGTVSTGAIIQESEKTIIHHNYVGYLSFLSLDTDTHNFTLQANTIKNVALESLVVSNATFIQIINNEFFHIESFGLTSLHSTSQEGSMVFSDNIFHKHEPGSLIFYSTVFNKKLIIQNNVFKSTNCNCSFLSYIRKMTEINDSVTHSFTGEREKAYELFIDSSLCFDKERKYKLSYLCKESELNHYWVFPAIALVTIMFTGLLITVVINRHMCSAKYTRLFMESEEMDQHKTHSVSAIEKIIYIKE